From the Pontibaca methylaminivorans genome, the window CGCGCCGGCCAGTATTTCGTTGGCGCCACGCTCAACATGTATCCCGGCCCCAAGGGCGACCGGCAGAACGGTCTCGGCCTCGGCCAGATCAAGGCCTACAACGCCATCAGCGGCGAAATGGCCTGGGAGAAGATGGAGCGCTTTGCCGTCTGGGGCGGCACCATGGCGACCGCCGGCGGGCTGACCTTCTACGGCACGCTCGACGGGTTCATCAAGGCGCGCGACAGCGACACGGGCGAACTGCTGTGGAAGTACAAGCTGCCCTCGGGCGTGGTCGGCCATCCGATGACCTATACCCATGACGACCGCCAGTATGTCGCCATCTACTACGGTGTCGGCGGCTGGGCCGGTGTCGGGCTGGTGTTCGACCTCGAGGATCCGACCGCGGGCCTTGGTGCCGTGGGCGCCTTCCGCCGTCTGCAGGAATTCACCCAGATGGGTGGCGGCGTGATGGTGTTCTCGCTCGACGGCGAAAGCCCCTACACCGACGACGTCAATCTCGGCGAATACGCGGACGACGACGAAGCCTGATGATCGAGGGACGCACCGGGCGGCGCATCCTGCCTCGCCCGGTGCCGTTCGCGAGAACGGGTGACGTTCGGAAAGTGACGGAAAAAGACATGACAGTCAGAGATATGACGGAGCAAGCGACATGAGCACGAGACTTTCGTGCCTGCTGGGCAGCGCGGCACTGGCCCTTACGACGACAGCGGTTGCGGCCCAGGATGCCGAAGACAGCCTGCGCGTCTGCGCCTCGACCGATGATGCCCCCTATTCGACCGCCGATCGGGACGGGTTCGAGAACCGCATCGCCGAGGTCATCGCCGACGAGGCCGGGATGACGCTCGAACTGGTGATGATCGACCAGCCCGGAATCTTCCTGTTCCGCGACGGTATCGACGCCGGCACCTGCGATGTGCTGATGGGCGTCGACGAAAACGACGACCGGCTTCTGGTCAGCGAACCCTATTACCGGTCCGGCTATGCCTTCGTCAGCCGCGAGGACCGCGACTTTCAGGGCGAGAAATGGGAGGACGTGGACCAGGAGGGATATGAGACCTTCGCCTATCGCTACTACACCCCGGCCGAAACCATCCTGAAATATACCGGCCGCTACGAATACAACCTTGTCTACCAGGCATCGCTGACCAATTTCACCGACCGGCGCAACCAGTACACCCAGGTTCCCGCCCGGCTCGTGGTGAGCGAGGTCGCGGACGGCAATGCCGATCTCGGCATCATCTTCGCCCCCGACGCGGGACGCTATGTGCGCGATTCCCGCACCCCGCTCAGGATGACGCTGATCACCAATGACATCGAACGGTCGGACGGGGTGATCAT encodes:
- the moxJ gene encoding methanol oxidation system protein MoxJ, producing MSTRLSCLLGSAALALTTTAVAAQDAEDSLRVCASTDDAPYSTADRDGFENRIAEVIADEAGMTLELVMIDQPGIFLFRDGIDAGTCDVLMGVDENDDRLLVSEPYYRSGYAFVSREDRDFQGEKWEDVDQEGYETFAYRYYTPAETILKYTGRYEYNLVYQASLTNFTDRRNQYTQVPARLVVSEVADGNADLGIIFAPDAGRYVRDSRTPLRMTLITNDIERSDGVIIPLQFNQAVGVSKDRPGILETVQDALNSGQDRIEAILDEEGIPTLPLDKTDKDEK